A window from Cryptomeria japonica chromosome 1, Sugi_1.0, whole genome shotgun sequence encodes these proteins:
- the LOC131063194 gene encoding uncharacterized protein LOC131063194, with protein sequence MVRETSISEFYKKLRAAARTAISHYPLHIYPSTTDADSLCALKIIISICAKDGLRYSCFPVSSFEDLIELAGKKLISQNDPLAVLLINCGSSEDLRRFFKLGPKIRMFVIDSHRPIHLHNLHKLNKNVIVLYTREDENHGDLAYDFDVSALANTAAFDSDDDEEGDDSESDDSDDSDEEENRTSKRRRLGESGEDDIAAMKLLKKCRSKYYRSGKFYGRPSGMLMFDMAYLTHTNTDELLWLACVSLTDQFVHDRITNERYISGVMELEQHVNSAGHLEMVTSATLKDGTKVRAPDHCRITYQEEPKVVLLREWNLFDSMQCSPYVATKLKTWSENGMKRMKLLLAQMGIPLTESQQKFRYMSRDSKKRLKLEIEKFSSQYGLNDLYYRSFQRHHGYTSQICAADFVCGVTALIESWRDESKKSISEQFWLACSCLSLSNLGELEKGLKMGVAVQSSIFRQGSFAMTKRGFIKSTRGFRWIRLEDSGDVSLMCYPQALIRFCHFVIDALREKGTKTKPLVCACPFPRSKNVLLVGVSQRPVLGAHFGNLFGLAFRAVAKEIGEEYGHFGFDSSWIKIDFQNVNAFMQKIAEKF encoded by the coding sequence ATGGTAAGAGAAACTAGTATAAGCGAATTCTATAAGAAGCTTAGGGCTGCTGCACGAACAGCTATATCCCATTACCCTTTGCACATATACCCATCAACAACAGATGCAGATTCACTCTGTGCACTCAAGATTATAATCTCAATTTGTGCAAAAGATGGCCTCAGATATTCATGCTTTCCAGTTTCATcatttgaagatctgattgaattAGCGGGCAAAAAATTGATTTCACAGAATGACCCACTGGCTGTTTTGCTCATAAATTGTGGAAGTTCAGAGGATTTAAGAAGATTTTTTAAGTTGGGTCCCAAAATTAGGATGTTTGTCATAGATAGCCATCGCCCAATTCACTTGCACAATCTCCATAAACTTAATAAGAATGTAATTGTGCTCTATACTCGAGAAGATGAGAATCATGGGGATTTGGCTTATGATTTTGATGTCTCTGCTCTGGCAAATACTGCAGCTTTTGACagtgatgatgatgaggaaggagATGATAGTGAGagtgatgactctgatgacagtgaTGAAGAGGAGAATAGAACCAGCAAGAGGAGGAGATTGGGCGAAAGTGGAGAAGATGATATTGCAGCaatgaaattgttgaagaaatgCAGGAGCAAGTATTACAGATCAGGCAAATTTTATGGTAGGCCTTCTGGGATGTTGATGTTTGACATGGCTTACTTGACCCACACCAACACTGATGAGTTGCTTTGGTTGGCATGTGTTTCTCTGACTGATCAGTTTGTCCATGACAGAATCACAAATGAAAGATATATATCTGGGGTTATGGAACTTGAACAGCATGTGAACAGTGCAGGGCATTTAGAAATGGTAACTTCTGCTACTCTCAAGGATGGTACAAAGGTCAGGGCTCCAGATCATTGCAGAATAACATACCAAGAGGAACCTAAGGTTGTGCTTCTGAGAGAGTGGAATCTGTTTGATTCAATGCAATGCTCACCCTATGTTGCAACAAAGCTCAAGACATGGAGTGAGAATGGAATGAAAAGAATGAAGTTGCTGCTTGCACAGATGGGTATTCCTCTGACAGAATCACAGCAGAAGTTCAGGTACATGAGTAGGGATTCCAAGAAGAGACTCAAGCTGGAGATTGAGAAGTTCTCTTCACAGTATGGGCTTAATGATCTCTACTACAGAAGCTTCCAAAGGCACCATGGCTATACATCTCAGATCTGTGCTGCTGATTTTGTATGTGGAGTGACTGCTCTAATAGAGTCATGGAGAGATGAGAGCAAGAAATCCATTTCAGAGCAGTTCTGGTTAGCATGTTCTTGCCTTTCTTTGAGCAATTTGGGGGAACTAGAGAAGGGATTAAAGATGGGTGTTGCTGTTCAGAGCTCCATTTTTAGGCAGGGAAGCTTTGCCATGACTAAGAGGGGTTTTATCAAGAGCACAAGAGGATTCAGGTGGATTAGGCTTGAGGATTCAGGGGATGTGAGTTTGATGTGCTATCCTCAAGCTCTGATAAGGTTTTGCCACTTTGTGATTGATGCATTGAGGGAGAAGGGGACAAAGACCAAGCCTCTGGTGTGTGCCTGTCCATTTCCTAGGAGTAAGAATGTTCTTCTTGTGGGTGTGAGCCAGAGGCCTGTTTTGGGTGCTCACTTTGGTAATCTGTTTGGGCTTGCATTCAGAGCTGTGGCAAAAGAAATTGGTGAAGAATATGGGCACTTTGGATTTGATTCTTCATGGATCAAAATAGATTTTCAGAATGTCAATGCCTTCATGCAAAAAATCGCAGAAAAGTTTTAG